aaatgcaTTTGACATCGATCAAatgttcccattcagttgtcaaaacgtgggttgggacaagAATGCATTGGCAGGCGGTGCGGTGAAGTTAGCTTTTTATTAAAGATTCTGACTTTGACCGTCAATACCTCTTTAACGGAACATGCAAGGATGAtcaaatgctgtcagttccactttaaatctTAAACAAGGCAGGAGGTTCTAGATTGTAGTTCTGAAATGGAATGCTATCTACCATTCTGGAACATCCCTGTACCTTCCAGAATGGAATGCTTTTACACACTGACCTataaaggggaggaggaggagagagagagattaaatgtatgaccatattagagacacatatttctctcagattacagagacccacaaagaatttgaaaacaaacccaattttgataaactcccttatctactgggtgaaataccacagtttgccatcacagcagcaagatttgtgacctgttgccacaagaaaagggcaaccagtgaagaacaaacaccattgtaaatacaacctatatttatgtttatttattttcccttttgtactttaactttttgcacatcattacaacactgtatatagacataatatgacatttgaaatgtctctattcctttgaaacgtttgtgagtgtaatgtttactgttcattttttattgtttatttcacttttgtttattatctatttcacttgctttggcaatgttaacataccaATGCCAAtgaagccccttaaattgaattgaaattgagtagagggagagggagagggagagggagagagggagagagggggagagggggagagagggagggagggagggagggagagagggagggagagcgggagagcgggagggagagggagggagggagagcgggagggagggagggagagggagggagggggagggagggggagagagggagggagagcgggagggagggagggagagaggagggggagagggagggagggagagagggagggggagagggagggagggagagcgggagggagggagggagggagagagggagggagggagagagggaaagcgggagggagagcgggagagagagcgagagagagagcgggagagagcgagagagctgaTCTCTAGGAGCTCATCtgtcgtcagtattgtggaataatgttaaggtaagatttgaaggGAGAaggctgatccgagagcagcgttGCTTTACTTTCAATCCTATCGGTATCGACACATGGTCTAACAACGCACTTAGCAAACGTTCACTCTGTGCTTGTTTGGAAAACACTCAGAAAGTTGGCTAGTAAATAACGATGCAACTGGTACGATCATGGTAATGCTTAAGTTACATCACAACTGGTACGATCATGGTAATGCTTAAGTTACATCACAACTGGAAACGAGGCCATTCAGTTCGAGACTGTGACTCCATGtattggaaatatatatatatttaaacaaGGTGTTAGTAAGGCGTTCAGTAAAGCGtgtgtgggggggcaatgcaGCGTGCTTCCCTGCTGCATGTGTGTGGGGGGGCATGCTTCCTCCTGACGAACAGCTTTCAGTCGCCCCCTTCGATTCATTTATGACCTTTATCacccctcatacacacacacacacacacacatacacacacacacacacacatacacacacacacacacatacacacactcacacacagtcatTTCCACAATAAGGTAATTAGGCAATTATGGGGTTAACAGCCAGGGTCACTCCTATGAGATAGTCCAGCTGCTggtttagacacacacacacacacacacacacacacacacacacacacacacacacacacacacacacacacacacacacacacacacacacacacacacacacacacacacacacacacacacacacactgagatgtGTATAGTGTGTCCCCAGGTCTCCCCAGGTCTCCCCAGGTCTGCCCAGGTCTCCCCATGTCTCCCCAGGTCTCCCCAGGTCTGCCCAGGTCTCCCCATGTCTCCCCAGGTCTCCCTAGGTCTGCCCAGGTCTCCCCAGGTCTCCCCAGGTCTCCCCAGGTCTGCCCAGGTCTCTCCAGGTCTCTCCAGGTCTGCGCCCAGGTCTCGCCCAGGTCTGCCCCAGGTCTCCCCAGGTCTGCCCCAGGTCTCCCAGGTCTGCCCAGGTCTGCCCAGGTCTCCCCAGGTCTGCCCAGGTCTCCCTAGGTCTGCCCAGGTCTGCCCAGGTCTGCCCAGGTCTGCCCAGGTCTGCCCAGGTCTCCCCAGGTCTCCCCAGGTCTGCCCAGGTCTGCCCAGGTCTCCCCAGGTCTCCCCAGGTCTCCCCAGGTCTGCCCAGGTCTCCCCAGGTCTCCCCAGGTCTCCCCAGGTCTGCCCAGGTCTCCCTAGGTCTGCCCAGGTCTCCCCAGGTCTCCCCAGGTCTCCCCAGGTCTGCCCAGGTCTCCCCAGGTCTGCCCAGGTCTGCCCAGGTCTGCCCAGGTCTGCCCAGGTCTGCCCAGGTCTCCCCAGGTCTCCCCAGGTCTGCCCAGGTCTGCCCAGGTCTCCCCAGGTCTCCCCAGGTCTCCCCAGGTCTGCCCAGGTCTCCCCAGGTCTCCCCAGGTCTCCCCAGGTCTGCCCAGGTCTGCCCAGGTCTGCCCAGGTCTCCCCAGGTCTGCCCAGGTCTCCCCAGGTCTCCCCAGGTCTCCCCAGGTCTGCCCAGGTCCCCCCAGGTCTCCCCAGGTCTGCCCAGGTCTCCCCAGGTCTCCCCAGGTCTGCCCAGGTCTGCCCAGGTCTCCCCAGGTCTCCCCAGGTCTCCCCAGGTCTCCCCAGGTCTCCCCAGGTCTGCCCAGGTCTCCCCAGGTCTGCCCAGGTCTCCCTAGGTCTGCCCAGGTCTGCCCAGGTCTGCCCAGGTCTGCCCAGGTCTCCCCAGGTCTGCCCAGGTCTCCCTAGGTCTGCCCAGGTCTCCCCAGGTCTCCCCAGGTCTCCCCAGGTCTGCCCAGGTCTCCCCAGGTCTCCCTAGGTCTGCCCAGGTCTGCCCAGGTCTGCCCAGGTCTCCCCAGGTCTCCCCAGGTCTGCCCAGGTCTCCCCAGGTCTGCCCAGGTCTGCCCAGGTCTCCCCAGGTCTCCCCAGGTCTGCCCAGGTCTGCCCAGGTCTCCCCAGGTCTCCCCAGGTCTCCCCAGGTCTCCCCAGGTCTGCCCAGGTCTCCCCAGGTCTCCCCAGGTCTCCCCAGGTCTGCCCAGGTCTGCCCAGGTCTGCCCAGGTCTCCCCAGGTCTGCCCAGGTCTCCCCAGGTCTCCCCAGGTCTCCCCAGGTCTCCCCAGGTCTGCCCAGGTCTCCCCAGGTCTCCCCAGGTCTCCCCAGGTCTCCCCAGGTCTCCCCAGGTCTCCCCAGGTCTGCCCAGGTCTGCCCAGGTCTGCCCAGGTCTCCCCAGGTCTCCCCAGGTCTCCCCAGGTCTGCCCAGGTCTCCCCAGGTCTCCCCAGGTCTGCCCAGGTCTGCCCAGGTCTGCCCAGGTCTCCCCAGGTCTGCCCAGGTCTCCCCAGGTCTGCCCAGGTCTGCCCAGGTCTCCCCAGGTCTGCCCAGGTCTCCCCAGGTCTCCCCAGGTCTCCCCAGGTCTGCCCAGGTCTGCCCAGGTCTCCCCAGGTCTCCCCAGGTCTCCCCAGGTCTGCCCAGGTCTGCCCAGGTCTCCCCAGGTCTCCCCAGGTCTGCCCAGGTCTGCCCAGGTCTGCCCAGGTCTCCCCAGGTCTGCCCAGGTCTGCCCAGGTCTGCCCAGGTCTCCCCAGGTCTCCCCAGGTCTCCCCAGGTCTGCCCAGGTCTGCCCCAGGTCTCCCCAGGTCTGCCCAGGTCTCCCCAGGTCTCCCCAGGTCTCCCCAGGTCTGCCCAGGTCTGCCCAGGTCTCCCCAGGTCTCCCCAGGTCTCCCCAGGTCTGCCCAGGTCTGCCCAGGTCTCCCCAGGTCTCCCCAGGTCTGCCCAG
Above is a genomic segment from Coregonus clupeaformis isolate EN_2021a unplaced genomic scaffold, ASM2061545v1 scaf0059, whole genome shotgun sequence containing:
- the LOC121570999 gene encoding collagen alpha-1(I) chain-like; protein product: MRGALRVSNVTVEFTFNAGSSQTLLSPRAPPALQSPRAPPALLSSTAPPALLSPRAPPALLSPRAPPALLSPRAPPALLSPRAPPALLSPRAPPALLSPRAPPALLSPRAPPALLSPRAPPALQSPRAPPALLSSTAPPALLSPRAPPALLSPRAPPALLSPRAPPALLSPRAPPALLSPRAPPALLSPRAPPALLSPRAPPALLSPQGTTSPAVPQGTTSPAVSQGTTSPAVPQGTTSPAVSQGTTSPAVPQGTTSPAVPQGTTSPAVSQGTTSPAVPQGTTSPAVPQGTTSPAVPQGTTSPAVPQGTTSPAVPQGTTSPAVSQGTTSPAVSQGTTSPAVYKILQTVKAMQDMDLASEETDFEDYVMDPTRLAAWADLGRPGQTWGDLGRPGETWGDLGRPGETWADLGRPGLDLGDLGRPGQTWADLGRPGETWGDLGRPGQTWADLGRPGETWADLGRPGQTWGDLGRPGETWGDLGRPGETWGDLGRPGQTWADLGRPGQTWADLGRPGQTWGDLGRPGETWGDLGRPGQTWGDLGRPGQTWADLGRPGQTWADLGRPGETWGDLGRPGQTWGDLGRPGQTWGDLGRPGQTWADLGRPGETWGDLGRPGQTWGDLGRPGETWADLGRPGADLGRPGETWGDLGRPGQTWADLGRPGETWADLGRPGQTWGDLGRPGQTWADLGRPGETWGDLGRPGQTWGDLGRPGETWADLGRPGQTWADLGRPGQTWGDLGRPGQTWADLGRPGETWADLGRPGETWGDLGRPGQTWADLGRPGETWGDLGRPGETWGDLGRPGETWGDLGRPGETWADLGRPGQTWADLGRPGETWGDLGRPGQTWGDLGRPGETWGDLGRPGQTWGDLGRPGQTWADLGRPGQTWGDLGRPGQTWADLGRPRETWGDLGRPGETWGDLGRPGPGETWADLGRPGETWGDLGRPGETWADLGRPGETWGDLGRPGETWGDLGRPGETWGDLGRPGQTWGDLGRPGQTWADLGRPGETWGDLGRPGETWGDLGRPGQTWADLGRPGETWADLGRPGQTWADLGRPGETWADLGRPGETWGDLGRPRETWADLGRPGETWGDLGRPGETWGDLGRPGQTWADLGRPGETWADLGRPGQTWADLGRPRETWADLGRPGQTWADLGDLGQTWGDLGQTWARPGRRPGETWRDLGRPGETWGDLGRPGQT